A window of Strix aluco isolate bStrAlu1 chromosome 2, bStrAlu1.hap1, whole genome shotgun sequence contains these coding sequences:
- the AKAP11 gene encoding A-kinase anchor protein 11 isoform X6 has protein sequence MDMYARAQGNRMKPRISVKKSFGEGVLHSMKSLLHSRKKLCSVSAEECLNREEQDNFIEITFIGFAEEMGTAHLQELAAVSVELPDVLKSLQLCKLKENEVIFLKDVKKTLAKPYVLKHQNQLPEVFCVVRLSPSFPRIKADYIFNLLSKYTTGIRYAVEINSSQKHQTETSHGEDDDTNQSVSSIEDDFVTAFEHLDEDEPSKIQSAGACSFTSRNHRDAASQTISAQCLEATESKFLVGSARRKSSARSSTLIDILGLKELSSVKNSVTTSISDPWIQRSFYKPYNPSDQGVNFLCKTLFSSSPAESSESDCSSPSPIIFLDEEGYQKSLKAKLQLPKIPVVKDGIEDSDSEVSEFFDSFDQFDELEQALENSCKVIRDPILGNPSQKRRTAHEQLSSASITMNPQKFKFDRPTLPANVKKPTPRKPESPYSSVFDVPDSPRPVKTSGEENGGLFSPIRSSAFSPLGSCGSSECLCRISLGGDGAGQNHHDEVYNSYSAYADSVSFEILGSVFHSESSAEQACAENDSKHKGIALKEKKGQAADLKMKTSKEPDIQAKSKHKSMIRDSIQKFASELVEKSFGSAFKDLQKGVSSCTNALCHLAARLTSSVFQMAFYEIGRRRAISLKERAINGIANFLVSEAITGALKELRHVKKQIFTNTVARFAADLAEELVFEGIMEVCQFSYPSTPTAAQPSSFDYEDKVVRSYARDLSESVIQEAFIELSQVDVTFTTQAAISVSMDNIKYVSAESMLESTRTSTVFPNFNDRVALKPIQDSKKEYTVQQALFCTSGIVSSIPVPLAGRALCQHQVSSDAYKVKVSTASNSDDNVKVYKDSTHTFFRSRKREEKVASFRNIYLTSDHSQSTESTPSLLHNQNNTKQINNRSGMNNNSELTSGLKGINTFSGTMVDMIVNEAYEAITSSRVTKAVEEYTDFLTRKIIDKKAYMQCIGEDFPKNMFADHLAKYVIKQSVDESKTVLCNSSENLACNVNSQTYTDICRKEQCVIKKQEAEKQSNVSIIVEQQQMPLNNPCKFLLTPTHSVQCFSESKDCWQDQKGHRFSSKSPPPCSTGTFARRVLEDFTDTGSCSIAYLNKPSKNHDTQKPSSGPLTYRQVDCFLHANSFSSVMFGSEDALQMEDKSSLKDGNTCVMPDTPPPTPLVPCQGSSERNLRKLSKKLKGELAKEFAPATPPSTPYNPSVTGLSETEHDSLENEEFMLKLMRSLSEEMESSEDEDHSEMPIEKEEHSEKTIQYADCLASHIISIATEMAASHLDGKTNKRETDRQVQLGMQNKRCGYTAFINIPEETCNSLWNYAGDMAGKVISEAKKIVKSRHCKLLRLKRVNCQVDCLYLRKGDKDYSSKERCDPVRDQWPGERDSSVLPLPQGSGMTGLTSKYPSCESVTDEYADHIIRVLKREGGNAELLMDQYASRLAYRSIKSGLQQAARKTKLRYNRKTFPGQNAQVNGKLELIKTANKDTVQQVKSSIHHCEDQMYGRSISTQRTECTELLHFSESLARSITCDVRKKLKMSGACLPKSLTDSCLYKKTAFDEVTGDVIKTRFSRTFLPFSPDHKLYHSTGSLNENGYSEGIIQAIEQYARKVVDDTLEMSLESAVLHVAENRKNGDRLSYTEKLSPFSGTVCRCCSMKEHRYCTENTSHHLPAQGSSIPVRRFVHSGLGGACQKSRVFQLDIPKIHVDVEQKTVFSDKGATAAVEKAEKELSYTSLTADSGIGQDGVSFAESLTTEIMTSAMTNIGQAVNISQQMSLSIGDDSTGSWSNLSFEDEHPDESSSFLHLSDSNGNSSSWSSLGLEGDMYEENLSFPTSDSDGSEDKDEDSKDAVEGLEQIRKILVIVNIDLEPNLVDPQLRAALQWLAASETEVSDLHFHDTATREFVFLSRRLRERDWKVGDLLQAVLKYCEMIEKASDGEPALNKSLVGWLLENV, from the exons attaCATTTATAGGTTTTGCTGAAGAGATGGGTACTGCTCATTTGCAG GAGTTGGCAGCTGTTTCAGTAGAGCTTCCAGATGTTCTGAAATCGCTCCAGTTGTGCAAACTAAAAGAAAATGAGGTTATATTTCTAAAAGATGTAAAGAAAACCTTGGCAAAACCTTATGTCTTGAAACATCAG AATCAACTTCCTGAAGTGTTTTGTGTGGTGAGACTGTCTCCTTCGTTCCCAAGGATCAAAGCTGATTATATATTTAACTTGCTGAGCAAGTATACCACAGGCATAAGATATGCAGTGGAAATAAACTCATCGCAAAAACATCAAACAGAGACATCCCATGGAGAAGATGATGATACTAATCAGTCAGTTTCTTCAATTGAGGATGATTTTGTCACTGCTTTTGAACACTTAGATGAAGATGAGCCTTCAAAGATACAAAGTGCTG gtGCATGTAGCTTTACTTCTCGAAACCATCGAGATGCTGCTTCACAGACCATCTCTGCTCAATGTTTAGAAGCTACAGAGTCAAAGTTCCTTGTGGGTTCTGCACGTCGAAAGTCATCTGCCAGATCTTCTACTTTGATTGATATTTTGGGACTTAAGGAACTGTCCTCAGTAAAAAATTCAGTTACAACCTCAATTTCTGATCCTTGGATACAAAGGAGTTTCTATAAGCCATATAATCCTTCTGATCAAGGTGTTAATTTTTTATGTAAaacattgttttcttcctctccagctGAATCCTCTGAGTCAGATTGCTCCAGCCCAAGCCCCATCATCTTCTTAGATGAAGAAGGGTATCAAAAAAGCTTGAAGGCAAAACTTCAACTGCCAAAAATTCCAGTAGTGAAAGATGGTATAGAGGATTCAGACTCAGAAGTAAGTGAATTTTTTGATAGTTTTGATCAGTTTGATGAGCTGGAACAAGCCTTGGAAAACTCTTGTAAAGTTATTAGGGATCCCATCCTAGGGAATCCCTCCCAGAAAAGGAGGACTGCACATGAACAGTTGTCTTCTGCAAGCATTACAATGAATCCTCAGAAATTCAAGTTTGATCGTCCCACTCTCCCAGCCAATGTAAAGAAACCAACACCTCGTAAACCAGAATCACCATATAGCAGCGTCTTTGATGTCCCAGATTCCCCTCGCCCAGTTAAAACATCAGGGGAAGAGAATGGAGGCTTGTTCAGCCCTATTAGATCATCAGCTTTCAGTCCACTAGGGAGCTGTGGTTCTTCTGAATGTTTGTGTCGAATTAGTCTTGGTGGAGATGGGGCAGGTCAAAATCACCATGATGAAGTTTATAATAGTTATTCAGCATACGCTGATagtgtttcatttgaaatattGGGTTCTGTTTTTCATTCTGAGTCCTCAGCAGAACAAGCGTGTGCAGAAAATGATTCGAAACACAAAGGGAttgctttgaaagagaaaaaaggtcaAGCTGCAgatcttaaaatgaaaactagTAAGGAGCCAGATATACAAGCAAAATCTAAACATAAGTCAATGATTAGAGATAGCATTCAAAAATTTGCATCTGAATTAGTTGAAAAAAGTTTTGGCAGTGCATTTAAAGACCTGCAAAAAGGTGTTTCTTCGTGCACCAATGCACTTTGTCATTTGGCTGCTAGGTTGACTTCCTCGGTCTTTCAAATGGCTTTTTATGAGATTGGAAGACGTAGAGCAATCTCCCTGAAGGAGCGAGCCATTAATGGGATAGCAAACTTTTTGGTGAGTGAAGCTATAACTGGTGCTTTGAAAGAACTGCGGCATgtgaagaaacaaatatttaccAACACTGTTGCACGGTTTGCGGCAGACCTTGCTGAAGAACTTGTGTTTGAAGGAATCATGGAAGTATGCCAGTTTTCATATCCATCGACACCTACAGCTGCGCAGCCTTCATCATTTGATTATGAAGACAAAGTGGTAAGATCCTATGCCAGAGATTTGTCCGAATCTGTCATTCAGGAGGCCTTTATTGAACTATCTCAGGTTGATGTGACCTTCACAACACAAGCAGCCATTAGTGTTTCCATGGACAACATTAAATATGTGAGCGCAGAAAGTATGTTAGAGTCAACACGGACTTCCACagtttttcctaattttaatgATAGGGTAGCACTGAAGCCAATCCAAGATTCCAAGAAGGAATACACAGTACAGCAAGCTCTATTTTGCACCTCTGGTATTGTAAGTTCAATACCTGTGCCCTTAGCTGGAAGAGCTCTTTGTCAACATCAGGTTTCCTCTGATGCTTATAAAGTGAAAGTATCCACTGCTTCGAATTCTGATGACAATGTGAAAGTATACAAAGACTCCACTCATACATTTTTTagaagcagaaagagagaggagaaagtcgcttctttcagaaatatatacCTAACTTCCGATCACAGTCAAAGTACTGAAAGTACTCCATCACTCTTACATAACCAAAACAATaccaaacaaataaataacagatCTGGAATGAACAATAATTCAGAATTAACAAGTGGGTTGAAAGGCATTAATACTTTCTCTGGAACTATGGTAGATATGATAGTAAATGAAGCTTATGAAGCCATAACCTCATCTAGAGTAACAAAAGCAGTAGAAGAGTATACAgattttttaacaagaaaaataatagatAAAAAAGCTTACATGCAATGTATTGGTGAAGATTTCCCCAAGAATATGTTTGCAGATCACTTGGCCAAGTATGTCATAAAACAGTCTGTGGATGAAAGTAAAACCGTGTTATGCAACTCTAGTGAGAATTTAGCATGTAATGTGAACTCACAGACTTACACAGATATCTGTAGAAAAGAACAATGTGTGATAAAGAAGCAAGAGGCTGAGAAACAAAGTAATGTTTCTATAATTGTGGAACAACAACAGATGCCTTTGAATAATCCATGTAAATTTCTTCTTACTCCAACTCATTCTGTTCAGTGTTTTTCAGAGTCTAAAGATTGTTGGCAGGATCAAAAAGGACACAGGTTTTCTTCAAAGTCACCACCGCCTTGTTCCACTGGGACTTTTGCTAGGCGTGTTCTAGAGGATTTTACTGACACAGGAAGCTGCTCAATAGCATACTTAAACAAGCCCTCAAAAAACCATGATACTCAGAAACCATCATCAGGACCTTTGACTTACAGGCAGGTTGATTGTTTCCTGCATGCAAATAGTTTTTCTTCAGTGATGTTTGGCAGTGAAGATGCTTTGCAGATGGAAGATAAATCAAGTCTCAAAGATGGAAATACCTGTGTAATGCCTGATACACCCCCACCAACTCCTTTAGTACCATGTCAAGGTAGTTCTGAAAGAAACCTAAGAAAACTATCTAAGAAACTCAAGGGAGAATTAGCAAAGGAATTTGCACCTGCAACACCACCTTCTACACCGTATAATCCATCCGTTACTGGTTTGTCTGAAACTGAACATGACTCTTTGGAAAATGAGGAATTTATGCTGAAACTTATGCGGTCGCtttctgaagaaatggaaagTAGTGAAGATGAAGATCATTCTGAAATGCCCATTGAGAAAGAGGAGCATTCAGAAAAAACGATTCAGTATGCAGATTGCTTAGCTAGCCATATAATTTCAATAGCGACTGAAATGGCTGCTTCCCATTTAgatggtaaaacaaacaaaagagaaactgATAGACAGGTTCAGTTAGGTATGCAAAACAAAAGATGTGGATATACTGCATTTATAAATATCCCAGAAGAGACATGCAATTCTTTATGGAATTATGCAGGTGATATGGCAGGAAAAGTTATCAGTGAGGCCAAGAAAATAGTGAAATCAAGGCATTGTAAACTGTTGAGGTTGAAGAGGGTTAACTGTCAGGTGGATTGCCTTTATCTGAGAAAAGGTGATAAAGATTATAGTTCAAAAGAACGGTGTGATCCGGTGCGGGACCAGTGGCCAGGGGAGAGAGATTCATCTGTGCTTCCTTTACCACAAGGTTCAGGCATGACGGGTTTGACTTCCAAATACCCAAGCTGTGAAAGCGTGACTGATGAATATGCAGATCATATTATTCGAGTTTTGAAAAGAGAAGGTGGTAACGCTGAACTGTTAATGGATCAGTATGCTAGCAGACTTGCTTACAGGTCTATCAAATCGGGCTTACAGCAAGCTGCGAGAAAAACTAAATTGAGATACAACAGAAAGACTTTTCCTGGGCAAAATGCACAGGTAAATGGTAAGCTGGAGCTGATCAAAACAGCAAATAAAGATACAGTACAGCAAGTGAAGAGCAGCATTCATCACTGTGAAGACCAAATGTACGGAAGGAGCATCAGCACACAGAGAACAGAATGTACAGAGTTGTTACATTTTTCAGAATCCCTTGCTCGCAGTATCACTTGTGATGTCAGGAAGAAATTGAAAATGTCGGGAGCATGTTTGCCAAAGTCTCTAACAGACTCCTGTCTATATAAAAAGACTGCATTTGATGAAGTCACAGGGGATGTtattaaaacaagattttctaggacatttcttcctttctccccagaTCATAAACTGTATCATAGTACAGGCAGTTTAAATGAAAATGGCTACAGTGAAGGCATAATTCAAGCTATAGAACAGTATGCTAGGAAAGTAGTAGATGATACTCTAGAAATGAGTTTAGAGTCGGCTGTTCTCCATgtggctgaaaacagaaaaaatggggATAGGCTCTCATATACTGAGAAACTGTCTCCTTTTTCTGGAACTGTCTGTAGATGCTGCAGTATGAAGGAACATCGGTACTGTACAGAAAATACATCTCATCATCTACCTGCGCAAGGATCCTCCATTCCAGTGAGGCGTTTTGTTCATTCTGGATTGGGTGGTGCCTGTCAAAAATCAAGAGTGTTTCAGCTTGATATTCCTAAAATTCATGTTGATGTAGAACAGAAGACAGTGTTTTCTGACAAGGGGGCTACTGCGGCTgtagagaaagcagaaaaagagctGAGTTACACAAGTTTGACAGCTGACAGTGGTATTGGACAAGATGGAGTCAGTTTTGCTGAAAGCCTTACTACTGAAATAATGACATCAGCTATGACTAATATTGGTCAGGCAGTTAACATAAG CCAGCAGATGAGTCTTAGCATTGGTGATGATAGCACTGGGAGTTGGTCCAATCTAAGTTTTGAAGATGAACATCCTGATGAGAGCAGCAGTTTTCTTCACCTCAGTGACAG TAATGGTAACAGCAGTAGCTGGAGCAGTCTTGGTTTAGAAGGGGATATGTATGAGGAGAATTTATCCTTTCCAACATCAGACAG tgatgGATCAGAAGATAAAGATGAAGACTCCAAGGATGCTGTAGAAG gTTTGGAGCAAATACGAAAGATTTTAGTAATAGTGAATATTGATCTGGAACCAAATCTAGTGGACCCCCAGCTCAGAGCAGCACTCCAGTGGCTAGCAGCTTCTGAAACGGAGGTGTCTGACCTTCACTTTCATGACACTGCTACAAGGGAATTTGTCTTT CTTTCCAGAAGACTACGAGAAAGAGATTGGAAAGTTGGAGATCTCTTGCAAGCAGTGCTGAAATACTGTGAAATGATAGAGAAAGCGTCTGACGGAGAGCCAGCTCTAAATAAGTCTTTGGTTGGTTGGCTTCTGGAAAATGTCTGA